The genomic DNA TTAATTTCAAGCATGGAATCAGTCCTCCTTCATTCAAATGAAATACATAATCAAGTTCAAGTGTCTATTGTCTTTACGAGAAAATGGGAAAAAGGTTCCAAAACGATGACTCAAGCATAATTGTTTACTTTTAGTAAATTAGTTACTATTATTGTGTTAAAGGAAATGAAGAGAAGGGGGCGTGAACGCATATGAAAACAAAAGGCATTCATCATATTACGGCAATGGTCGGTAATCCACAGGAAAATCTCGATTTTTACGGCACGACGCTCGGATTACGATTCGTCAAGAAAACGGTCAACTTTGATGATCCGGGAACTTATCACTTTTATTTTGGCAATGAATCGGGTGCACCCGGAACGATCATCACCTTCTTCCCGTTTGAAGGCATTCAGCAAGGGCAAGTCGGGGCGGGGCAAGTCGGTACGACGGCATATGCCATTCCGACAGGTAGTTATGACTTTTGGAAAAATCGTTTAACTGAAAAACAGGTGACTTTCGAAGAAGCAGAACGCTTCGGAGAAAAACAACTCGCCTTCCAAGATCCGCACGGATTACAGATTGAACTGGTCGAACGAAGCAAAGGAGCAAACAGCCGCTTCGAAATCGACGGGATATCAACGGACGTCGCCATCAAAGGATTTGCCGGTGCGACCTTGTTGTCGCACGATCCGGCAGATACGGCACGTCTCTTGACGGAAGCGTTCGGATTAACGATTGCGAAACGTTCCGAGACGATGGATCGTTATGAAGCGGAAGGCGACTTCGGCAATACCATCGATATTTTGCATACGAACGTATCGGCTGGCCGTCCGGGTGCCGGGACAGTCCATCATATTGCATGGCGGGCCGACGATCAGGCACAACAACTGGACTGGATGAAACAAATCAATACATTCGGATTGATGACGACGGAAGTGAAGGACCGGAATTACTTTACATCGATCTACTTCCATGACCGGGGACGGATTCTGCATGAAATTGCGACTGACAATCCGGGATTTACGGTCGATGAAGCGTTCG from Exiguobacterium sibiricum 7-3 includes the following:
- a CDS encoding ring-cleaving dioxygenase, which gives rise to MKTKGIHHITAMVGNPQENLDFYGTTLGLRFVKKTVNFDDPGTYHFYFGNESGAPGTIITFFPFEGIQQGQVGAGQVGTTAYAIPTGSYDFWKNRLTEKQVTFEEAERFGEKQLAFQDPHGLQIELVERSKGANSRFEIDGISTDVAIKGFAGATLLSHDPADTARLLTEAFGLTIAKRSETMDRYEAEGDFGNTIDILHTNVSAGRPGAGTVHHIAWRADDQAQQLDWMKQINTFGLMTTEVKDRNYFTSIYFHDRGRILHEIATDNPGFTVDEAFEVLGEDLKLPEQFEAHRATIEGHVAPITLPKGRLI